GTTCCAGTTGCGATAATGTCACCAGGCTCTAACGTTATTCCTTGACTCAATGTTTCAATTAATTGTGGAATGGAAAAGATCATTTGATCGAACATTCCCAATTGTCTAGTTTCTCCATTTACAGACGTTATAATCTTTTTATTTTCATATGGCAAAAATTCATCCTTTGTCACAATCCATGGACCGACCGGACAAAACGTGTTTAAACTTTTTCCCAGTAAAAACTGCTGATGGTTCTTTTGTAGATCCCTCGCTGTCACATCATTTGCTATTGTAAAACCAAATATATGATCCATCGCTTGTTCTCTTTGAATGTGTGTCCCTTCCTTACCAATCACAACAGCAAGTTCTCCCTCGTAATCAACGCTTTCCGTTATCCCTTTGTGAAGACTCACTTCGCTTTCATAGCCAGTAACGGACGTTGCTGCTTTTGAAAAAATAACTGGATAATTAGGAGCGTCAGTACTTCCCATCTCCTTTGCATGATCTAAATAGTTCCTACCAACTGCAAATACATTTTTGCTTGGTCGAGGAATCGGAGCCTTCCATTCAAACGAAGAATCCGTCATTTTCACTCTAAACCCATTTGGTCGATCATTTAACCATTCTGCATAGAGATGCTTAGCTTCTTTTATCGCTAAATCATCTTGCAAAAATTCGAGCATTGACCTTGGAAAACGTCGATCCACCGATAAACTGACTAAAGACTCCGTTTGTTCATGAACAAAACCGTAATGCCACTGCCCTTCATATGTAAAACTAGCAAACTTCAATTGCTTCACCCCTCTTTTCTTTATAATCTATGATACAATGTTAAAAACTGTTTGACGAATAGAATGGAGGCATTTTTTATGAAAAAAGCTAGAATTGCTCTCATTCAACTAGATACAGCTTATGGTGACCCGAAACAAAACATCGATAGAATGAAAAAACATTTAGTAAACTTGCAAAATGAAAACATTGATCTGATCGTCTTCCCTGAACTTTGGACGACTGGATATGATTTAACCTCTATCCAAAAGAAAGAGTTTTCTCAAGATGAAGAGGATTGTTATGCTTTTATTACTAAATGGGCCAAAAAGTTAAAAAGCTATATTGTCGCAGGGTCTATGCCTGTTCTAAAAAATAATAAGCTTTACAATTCATCATTGGTTTTTGACCATACTGGCAATTTAGTCACTTCTTATGATAAAGCACATTTAATCCCGCTCCTCAATGAACACTTGACCTTTCATCCAGGGTCTACTCGAAAATCCTTCAATTTCTTAGAGGAAACAATTGGATTAAGTATTTGTTATGACATACGCTATCCTGAGTGGATTCGTCCCTATGCCGTTGATGGTGCATCTGCTTTAGTTACACCTGCACAATGGCCAGAAAAACGAATCGGTCATTGGAAAGCGCTTCTCATTGCAAGAGCTATCGAAAACCAACAATATATATTCGCATGTAACCGTTTCGGTACAGATGAAGCTGGTCATTTTGGAGGTACCTCACTCATCATCGATCCATGGGGAACAATTCTCGCCGAAGGTGGTAAAACAGAAGAAACCATCATTGCTGATGTAGATTTCGATGAAGTAAAGCGTGTGAGAAAGGAACTTCCCGCTTTATCTGGAAGACGCCCACATTTGTATGAATAAAGACTAGCACTCCCCCACCCTACACCTCATACGTTAACGTATATAAAAAAAGTGGAGGTATGAGGAGATGGGATTTGTAAAACCTAGTCCAAGATGGACAAAAGACGGTAACCGTTACACAATTCGTACAGCACAAGTTTCTGATGCAGAACAAATGCACAAACTTACTAAATCTGCATTAAAAGAAGGAACAGGGCTTGTCATGAGTTACGATGACTTTCATATGACCGTAAACGATCAAATGATGAAAAATGATTTTACACTCCGTAACCCACATACGCTCCAACTTATTGCTGTTAAAAAAAACATTGTTATTGGAATTTTAACTATAGATATTGATGGCTTAAAACATACAATGCACCGTGGTACATTAGGAGTAATTATTCACCCATCGTATCGCTCCAAAGGTGTCGGCAAAGCCTTAATGACAACTGCTCTTTTTTGGGCGCATCACTTCGCACCACTTGAAAAGCTTGAATTAGAAGTTCTTTCTAGCAACCAAAAAGCCATCAAATTATATGAAAGATTAGGTTTTTTTTATGAAGGGAGAATTCACCGTTTCATGAGGAAAACAAACGGTGAGTATGAAGATATCTTAACAATGGGCTGCTTCTTGCTAAAAACATAAAACATCCAAGGTCCTATTTTAGGACCTTGCTTTACTATGAAAAGCGATAAAACGAAGCGAGACTTTCATTTGTAGCCTGTGATCTCTAAATAATAAGCTATTATCCTCATACTTATATTCAATGTATAAAATATGATATGATTACCGTTGACAATACGAATATATTGGAGGATGACTATGAATATCGTTGTTACTTCGCTCAATGCGAAATATATACATACATGTCTAGCTTTGCGCCTACTAAAATCATATTCAGCACCGGAGTTCGATGTTGAAATGGCAGAATATACAATAAAAGACCCTGAAATGAATGTGGTATCAGACCTATATTCAAAAAAGCCTGATGTTATTGGGTTCAGTTGTTACATTTGGAATATCGAAAAAACGTTGCAAATCGTCAAGATGTTAAAAAAAGTCTTACCTGAAACGAGCATCGTTCTAGGCGGGCCAGAAGTTTCTTATGACACAAATGATTGGTTAGAACGTGTCCCTGAAATTGATTTTATCGTCAAAGGAGAAGGCGAGGAAACATTTAAACAACTTCTTTGTCAATTACAAACAGATCGCGATTTTCATAAAGTTAATGGCTTAGGTTTTCGTGAAGGTGAGAAGATTATTATCACACCATCACGACCAAACCTTGATATTTTATCGATTTCATCTCCATATCGTTTTGAGGAAGACCGTGCTGAGCTCGGACAAAGAATTGTATATTTTGAGACAAGCCGAGGCTGTCCTTTTCAATGTCAGTTCTGCCTTTCTTCGATTGAAGTTGGCGTACGTTATTTTGACATAGAAAAAGTAAAATCAGATCTTCTATACCTTATTCATAATGGAACAAAAATGGTCAAATTCATTGATCGAACATTTAATATTAAACGGGATTATGCAATGGAGATCTTTCAATTTTTAATCGACAACCATAACGGGTGCCAATTTCAGTTCGAAATTACCGCTGACATTATGCGTCCTGAGGTTCTCGAATTTTTAAATGAAAATGCCCCGGAAGGAATTTTCAGATTCGAAATTGGTGTTCAATCTACCAATGATGAAACGAACGACCTTGTTAAACGTCGACAAAACTTTAAAAAGCTTGCAAGAACCGTAACAATGGTAAAAGAAGGTGGAAAAATCGATCAACACCTCGATTTAATTGCCGGTCTTCCAGAAGAAGACTATACATCCTTCAAGAAGACGTTCAATGACGTGTTTGAACTAAGGCCCGAAGAGTTGCAATTAGGGTTTTTAAAGATGCTTCGCGGTACAGGTATGCGTGCAATGGCTGAGAAATTCCAATATACGTTTATGGACCACGCCCCATACGAAATTCTTTCAAATAATGTACTATCGTTTGGAGAATTAATTCGCATTAAACGAACAGAAGATATTTTAGAAAAATATTGGAACGATCACCGCCTCGATCATACTGTAGAATATTTAGTTGATCACACTTTTGATTCGCCTTTTGATTTTTTCCAACAGTTCGGCGATTATTGGGACGAAAATGGTTGGGGAAAAATTGGTCACCAGTTTGAAGATTTATTTATTCGCTTAAAAGCATTTTTAAATCATATTGATACCTCTAACATGCATATCATTGAAGGGCTTATGAAAGTAGATTATTTGCTTCACTTTAAGCAAAAGCCTCGCAAAAAATGGTGGGAAGATTCCATTGAAAAAAGTGAATTGAATGATTTATTAACGACACATATTGATAATTTTTCATCAATTGCGGGTACAGGTAATCAACGTACAATTTCCAAGCATTTAATTATTGAATCTCTCACTTTCGATGTGTCACAGTATTTAGCTAACAGAGAAATCATTGAAGGTGATTATTACTTCATTGTAAACTATGACCCTAAACATACTGGTGATAACAATATGAGTTTAAAGAAGTCGTAAACTTTGTAACGTACAAGTGAAAGGAAGATGATGATGGCTAAAGGAGCTTTTCTATTTATTATATTTGGGGCAGCACTATGGGGAATGATTGGGATCTTTGTTCAAGCACTATATGACTTAGGTTTTTCTCCTATTGAAGTTGTCACGCTCCGTGTAACAACAGCTGTCATCTTTCTACTTTTCATCGTCTTATATAAAGACAAAGCTGCCTTCAAAGTAAAGCTAAAGCACCTTCCATTCTTTGTAGGAACAGGTATAGGGAGCATTGTCTTTTTTAACTGGGCATATTTCACTGCTATCGCTGAAATGAACTTATCGATCGCAGCCGTCTTACTCTATACTGGTCCAGCTTTTGTAACAATTATGTCACGTATCTTTTTCAAGGAATTGTTCACACCCCAAAAAGTAATCGCATTAATTGTCACATTTATAGGATGTATACTTGTGATTGGACTTTTCCCCCTTAACAATGAACAGTTCTCTTTTTATGGATTAATCGTCGGCCTCGGTTCAGGTTTCGGTTATGCATTGTACAGTATATTTGGAAAGGCCGCTCTTTCCTCTTATTCGTCATTAACAACGACGACATATACATTTATTTTCGCAACGTTAGCTCTTCTACCAACGAGTGGATTACTTTTAAATATGTCTACTTGGGTGACTGTAGAAGCACTCTTAATTAGTATTGGCCTTGGTCTCTTTCCTACTGTGTTAGCGTATTTACTGTATACACAAGGCCTTCAAAAGATAGAGTCTAGCAAAGCTTCTATTGCTGCTACTATTGAGCCTGTCGTTGCAGCATTAATCGGTGTATTCATTTTTCAAGACGTGTTAACATTATGGCAATTTTTTGGTATGATATTTGTCATTTCTGCCGTACTTCTTATTCATATCAAAACAAAAGTAACAACTCCTATTAACTCTTTAGAAAAACAAAGCACGTAAATTGCTATAGGTACAAGGATGTTTGTACATTAAATGGATAGGGAATACGTTTTTCAACAACGTAAAAAGGAGGCTATAACGATGGCTGATCGAAATGTAGATGTTGAAAAACGTGAAGAAGAAGTTGAAAAAAAGCATGATAGCTCAAAAGTCGCGTCTACATTCATAAAGTATGCTGCCTATATTATCATTTTCTTCGGGGTTCTCTGGTTTCTAATTACGTATATCCTTCCAATGTTTCAATAACATGTAAACAAAACTTGGCTTGTCGTTAAAGAGATTCTTAGTACTCTTCACCTGCGACGAGTAAGCGCAGAAGCACCAAGCAATGGCTTCCTCGACATTACTCCGATCTGCGACGAGTAAACGCAGGAGCAATTAACTATCGACCATAATTATATAAATTCTGATAGTATAAAAATAAAATTGTTACAAGAAGGCTACCAATGACATTGGTAGCCTTCGTTTCTTCATATGAATATATATCAGTGTCCCTTGTACCTAAGACAATCCTTCCAGGTGGTATTCTACCTAGCACACTACCTTCGACTAAAGAAAACTGCCGCACAAGGTTAATTACTTGAACGACAGCCTCTCAATTGGTGGTTCTTTATTGTTTTTCCAGTAACGATAGTACTGTTTCTAGAATAACGTTTACACCTTTTTCACACTCTTCATAAGGTGTATACTCTTCTTCACAGTGACTCTTTCCGTTCACACTCGGAACGAAGATTAAAGACGCTGGCATGTATGTCGCAATAAACTGAGCATCGTGGCCCGCTCCACTTACCATTCGCTTATGTGTATAACCAAGTGATTCAGCCGCTGCTTCCGCTGTTTGCACAACTTCTTTATCAAACCAAACTGTATCTCTTCCCCAGAGCTTTGTTTTTTGGACAGTAACCCCTTCTACTGTTTCAGGAAGACCTTGAATAATCTCTTCTACTTGTTTAATAACCTCCTCTTCCTTATGTCTCGCCTCAACAGTGAAAACAACTTTATTCGGAATAACCGTGTGGATATTAGGGTGAACATTCATTCTTCCCATCGTGTATACTAAATCCTCATCTAACGTAGACAATTTACTTCTCAAGTCTGTGATGCAATCATTTGCAGCGAAGAGTGCATCTTTTCGCATTGACATCGGTGTCGTACCAGCATGGTCAGATTCACCAGTCAGTTCAATTTCATAACAACACATGCCGACAACACAATCACAAACCCCAATCGACCTCTCCTCTGATTCTAGTATTGGACCTTGTTCAATGTGTAATTCTAAGAAGGCTGCTGCCTTTGAAAGACGGTTCTCAACACTTCCTTTATAGCCACTTGATTCTAATGCCTCTTTAAAAGTGACACCCTCTGTGTCTGTTGATTTCAGTATAACCTCTTTATCAAATTTACCTGATAATACACCCGATGCCATCAGCGAAGGTTCAAAACGTGCCCCTTCTTCATTCGTAACATTCATTACCGTGATCGGTACTTTAGGTTTAATATTATGATCAACTAATGTACGAACAGCTTCTAGTCCTGCGATAACCCCTAATACACCGTCAAAACGTCCACCTTTTTTAACCGTATCTAAATGTGAGCCAATAACGATTGGGTCACCATCTTCTTCTCCTTCTAGCGTTGCATACATATTCCCCATGTCATCTAGCTTTACTTCCATACCTAGTTCTTTACAACACTCCGTAAAATACTCCCTAACCTTTAAATCCTGTTCTGACAAGGATAGACGAGTGACTCCATTATTAGATGTTCTCCCATAATCAGCAAACTTTTCTATCGTTTCTTTCAACCTCTCGCCCTTCACTAACACTTTTTCTCTTTGCACATAGATCACCCTTTTCATAGAATTAAAGTTCTACTCTTTTTACGGACATTTACTAATTATGATATTCATGTAGTTAAAATGACTAGATTGAAATCATCGCTATAAAAACCTTCACAACTTTAATTTTACTGAATATTTCATCTATTATCATTTTACATTTTGTAAAAAGATCAACTTCTTTTTAGGCGTTTTGTCTAAGAGGAGAGTGTCGAACTTGTACCCTGATGTGAAAGCGAAGTGTATTTCAACTGCGATCCGAATAAAATACAGATAGAATACTTAAACAAAACAAATTATGAAGCTGTCATCAATTTTAAAAAGATGTATTATGAAATTGATTCAATCTATGAACAAGTGCCTAAAAAAAGACCGAATTCTAATGTGAATTGGTCTTTCTGATTTTTATTCAGCTTTTTTCGCAATTTCAAGGCCTTCTTTATCCATAATATGAATGAGTGCTTGATTGTACTTAGGGAAAGATTTATTCGTCATTTTTATCCCGTGCTGTATAAATTTTTTTACGAGTTCAGATGAAAAACCTACAAAATACGTTTCAACACCTGTAACGGCGACCGTTTCGTTTATATTATAAAACTGGTCAATAATCGTATAATCATCGATTGCCGTTAAACTAGTCATATCAAAAATTAAATGATCAGTATCATTGTCTGCAGCTTCCCACAGCACTTTCTCTTTTAACATTTCAATTCTTCTTACATCATAGGTTCCTATTAATGGTACGAGTAACGTATTCTCAAGAATAGTCGGAAGAACCGGCGTCGATATTTCTTCGATAAGTTGTCGGTCTTTCTCACGCTTTTCATTTTCTTTTGTTACATCCCGCCAAAACAATAAATAGCCAACCTTTTCTCCTTGATAATTCCTCGCCTCATTTACTAATATATCTCCAACATATCCATCAAAAATATGAATATGTGCACTATGCGGTAGCTTTCCTGATTTCATAACATGACTAAACTTAGATTTTTCAGGATGAACATCTCTTAACGACGTTCCGATTAATTCATTAGGATCTTCGATGTTTAAATGATGTACAAATTTAAATATCAAACTTTTTGCTGCGTCATTCATCCACTGTAAGTTTAAATTTAAATCTGCAAGAAAAACATTATCTGATAGTGAATTTAAGACAGCGTATGTATCCGGGTGAAGTCGGTCCCAAGTATTCATATACATGACCACCTTTCAATAGCATTTTTTAATAGATTGCATATAAAAAGTTAATCTATCTATTTTACTACATCGAATCATGAGTTCATTATTTAACCCTTTGTATTTACAAATTCTACGACCTCTTTTAGCATCTTCGAACGTTCTTTATTCGTTGCTTCGATCACGTTGCCAAAATGTAAAATACCATCTAGCTCGAGGCCACAAAATTTGAAAATACTTTTATCGATGAGATTTACCATTTGATCATACAAACCTGATTGATGTAATTCTCCCTCAGGTGTTCCAGAAGTAAAGATCATCCGGACTTTTTTTCCAGTTAAAAGTGGGATTGGTTTTTCGTTGATTAAACGGTAGGCAAAGTCGTAAGAGAAAACACGGTCAACATAACCTTTTCCAATTGCAGGGAATCCTCCCCACCAAAGTGGAAAAAGAAATGTAATAATATCTGCATCAATAATGAACTTCTGTTCATCGACGACGTCTTTTTTGTTGATTCCTTGTAAAGACTCTTCATATTCAGATTTCAGCAACACTGGTGGAAATGATTGTTCAGTTAAGTTACGTACATTCACCTGTTTTCCTGCTTTTTGCAATGCTTTGGTATATTCAGAAAGAATCGCACCATTAAAACTGTCTCTCGATGGATGCATATAGATGACAAGGTGATTCATTTACATAACCTCCAGTTATTTTACTTCTTTTCATTATGAGCGAAGGCATAAATTGTTGTAAAGGAAAACAACCTCAATCATTTGAGGTTGCTTCAACTTACTTCTTAGTTATCTGCATTGTATCCTTTCATGAAATCCATCACCATTTCTCCTTCACCATTAATCAAGAATCGTTCTGTTTTTTCCTCATCTCCGATTTTCACCGTAACTTCAGCGTACCATTCCCCTTCCATTGCTAATGGAAGGTCTAGTTGATAATGCCCTTTTTCCGTTTCAACCATCGTTCCTTCCATTGGGTGATTCATTCGTTCCATGTTCATATATAAATATACGTCTTCTACTGAAATAGGTTCTTCTTCACCTGTAAGTAAAGCGACTTCATACGTATGAAATTCCCCTGTTCGATAAGTGCTTCCTTCATTGAAGAAGTTTATTTCTAAGTTATCTAACTCAGAATTCACATTACAACCAGATATAAGCAACATAACCACTATGGTAAATGTCACTAAATTGACGCTTTTATACACGATTCTCCCCCCTTATGTTCGATAAAATATTAGTAGAAAAATAAAACAATATACTCTATCATCAACTTGTTTTGGGGGAGAAGTCAATGAACAAAATAGGAATATTGTTAATCTCTTTTATTCTAATTGGAATGGGGTACACAGCCTTTTCATTTTTTTCCGGGGATGGCGAAGGTGACCTTAGTGTTATTCAACGTATTCACGCAGAAGAGCCTATCGAGCTCGACCAGTATATTGGTCAGAAAAAGACGATCCTACAATTTGTCGCAGTACCATGTGAATGTTGTAGCTACTCAATGCCATTTATTCAAGAATTTATTAGAAATCAAGATGAAATCGAAGTGATCACCGTAGTGTTTTTTGGAAGAGAAAGAGAAATAAAAGATAAATTTTTAAATGAGTATGAAGCAACCCACGAATGGGGTGTTGACCTTGATCGCCACCTTGCAAATCATTACGAAGTTAGTGTTTCACCTACTTACGTATTTTTCGATGAAGAAGGTAATAATTTAGGTACACACCCGTATATCATCGCAACGAGCGAAGAGTTACAAGAACGTTATGAAGATGCTTATGATAACTTCCACGGAGAAGAGGGGGAGTCATGAGTATATGGTTCGCTTTTACAGCTGGCTTCCTATCATTTGCATCAGCCTGCGTTTTACCACTCATTCCTAGTTATATTGCTGTGATAACTGGCTTATCAGTTACTGAGCTCGAAAGTAACCGTGTAGAGCGGTTTAAAATTATGCCTAGAACAATTGCTTTTATCATAGGATTAATTATACCGTTAATGTTAATTGGAATGGGAGCAACAGTGGTCGGTGACTTATTTACCCCTGCTACTGCGACGTTTTTATCACAATTTTTTGGGTTTATCGTTATTGTTTTTGGATTGCATTTGCTTGGCCTATTGAAATTTCAAGTGTTTCAAAAAGACATTCGTTTTCATCGACTCTTTCAGAAAAAAGGTGGAGTAATAAGCGTTGGGTTAATTGGAATGGCTTTTGGATTTGGTTGGACTCCTTGTATCGGCCCTATGCTAAGCACGATTTTAATATTAGCTGCTGATTCTAGCACTGTCTGGCAAGGTGCAGGTTTATTAGCAGTTTATGGGCTTGGATTAGGTATTCCGTTTCTACTCATCGCTCTTGTGAGCTCTTCTAGTCTTAAAGTGTTAAAGTTTCTTCAGCGTCATGTACGTGTTCTATCAATTATTAGCGGAATCTTACTCGTTCTCTTTGGTATTTTACTAGTTACCGGTAACATGGCTTATATTACGCCTTCATTGTAACCGAATAAAGAACGAAGTGTTACACGAGCCGATGTCGCACTTGTACTTTGAGGTGAAAGCTTCCGCCATAAGTGGTTCAGGTGAATCAATTTCATAATTCCGTTTTTTGCGCAGTGAAACGAATGATATTTTAAATTTATCATTAAATGTACGTTTTATTTGTACTATCAGAATTTATAAATTTATGGTCGATAGAATAAGTGCTCCTGCGGTTACTCGTCGCAGATCGGTGTTAATTCGACGAAGCTGTTGCTTTGTGCTCCTGCGGTTACTCGTCGCAGATCGGTGTTAATTCGACGAAGCTGTTGCTTTGTGCTCCTGCGGTTACTCGTCGCAGATCGGTGTTAATTCGACGAAGCTGTTGCTTTGTGCTCCTGCGATTACTCGTCGCAGCTCGGAGTAATGTCGATGAAGCCGTTGCTTTGTGCTCCTGCGCCGCTACGCTTGCTCGTCACAGCTCGGAGTTTATTCTTGGAGGTATTGCTCGGTGCTCCTGCGGTTACTCGTCGCAACTCGACGTTTAATCATAGGAGTTGAGCTTGTGGCAACTAAGGCTTACTTCCACAGGAGGTGGTGGCTTCGGTGTTGATCACAGGACGTGATCGACTTTAGCCGAAGTTCCTTATTAAGACTTGTACTAAAGCATAAGAGCTTCTATGTAAGCACACTTCGCTTACGAAGAATCTCTTTAACGAAAAGCCAAGTTTTGTTTACACGTTAAGACTATAAAATTTTAGCGAAGAAGATATTCGACGTAGTGAAAATTTTTATGTGTATAGTTATGTTCACCGGCTAAATACCCGATATCCTGTCGGAACGCCGGTGTTAGCACGTCCTGTGCGTTACAACTACGCCTTTGTCTTCGCCTTAAAGGCTCGCCAATCGGCGAGTTTTCTTTAGAAGTGAACGTAACTAAAGACGGCGACTCCCAGAGGATCAGCGCAGTCTGAAGATCCACTTAGGTGAAGAGTAATCGAGCCTAAGTTAGCTGAAGATAAGCCCTCGGGAAAGCGTCCGTCTGAAGTGAAGTTCACGCACATCATTCGGAATTTGGCATCATATTTTGAGTTATGAAATTAATGCAAGTAAGTAAATTAAAATTGACATAAGCAAAAGAGGCTGTCTTTCGGGGCAGCCTCTTCATTTAAAAGAACACTTATTTGTTTTGTGGGTATATCTTTAATTTTACAAAGACAATTGGTGCAAGTAGGATTCCCCAAAGCCCCATAATCGCATACCTTAATGCATCAAAAAACGCAGTCTCAGGAAAAGGTCCTTTCAAACCAGCTTGAAGAGCAAAGATCCCTGCTAAACCAACTGCATATGCTATAAATCGTTTCCCCCAAGATGCTGGCAGACCCATTTTTAAATACCTTCCCTCTAGTAAATACCCTACTCCTGCTCCAAGTAAAAAGCCTGCATATTTAAATCCTTCTGGGTCAGCAAATAACGTCATCAAAATCATTGGAATTACAATTGCTAATGTCATTTTTATTGAAAAGGAAAGCTCAACTATTTTTCTCGTCAAATGGTGAGCAATGAAAATAATCACAGCTGCTAAGGCGACACCAACCACAACATCTGTTGGCCAATGAACACCAGTATATAGACGAGCAACTGAAATGAGCCCAACTAAAATACCGAGTGCCACCCAAACATTTTTTCTATTTACTTCGTATGCAATAAATCCCCACAAAGTTGCTGACCCTTGGGCATGTCCACTCGGAAAACTATCATGTGGATAACGTGTTCCTACTTCCGCTGAGTCGACATATAAAGAATGAACACCTTCTATCCCAATTGGTCTTGTGATAGCTGTAACTACTTTAAGCCACGCATTCAAATAAACTGAAAGTAAAAATATGTATAATAGCCGGATACCAAAAGGTTTTGAAACACACCAATATACAAACGGTAGAATAATAAAATAAAATTCTTCATTCCCTAAAAATGTTAGAAACCATGCAAAGTAATCAATAAAAGGTTGATGAAGTGACGTAATAAATCGTAAAATTTCTGTTTCTAATTCTCTCAAATAGAACGACTCCTCTCTCTAGTTGATAGTTTTTATCATTTCTATATTATACTTCTATTTCCACTAATTTGTATAATGATCTGGTGTTTTTTTCATTTTACGAAACTTAATAGAGTAGACCAACCTAGCTAACTCGAATGGATGTCGCAGTTGTGCCTAGAGGTAAAAGTGAAGAAACAGATGCTTCCAAATTAAGAATATATTTATTTTCAAGGTACCATGTTTAAAATGTACTTGGTAGATTGCCAACTAGTACCCCTTCCCACTGACATCTATGAAAAAGTGAGCAATTCGTGAATTTTCAACGTGGAACACCCTTTGTTTCTCACATTTCATTATAATAAAGTAGATAGTCCAAGTGATCATTAAAGAGGTGACGTTTGAATGAAAATGAAACGCTTAACATGGTGGGGAGTACTCATTGCTGCCCTATTCGTAATTGTCGGATGCAACGGTGACAATGAGGGATCTGCAGACGATGATTACAATTTCCCAGACTTTGTTACAGAAGCAACATTCCCAGGTGCTATCGAAGCCTATGAATATGCTGTTCATCATGGAGATTATTTAGAATATATTCCATGTTATTGTAATTGTTATATTGAACCTTTTAACCATCAAAATGTAAAAGATTGTTTTATCAATAATGTTGAATCAACTGAACAGAATATCGTTTACGATCCACATGGCGCAGGCTGAGGAATCTGTATAGAGATTGCACTGGATGTGCAACGAATGAAGGATGACGATAAGCCATTAACAGAAATTCGGCAGTATATCGACGATGAATATTCCATTTATGCTGATCCAACTCCTACACCATATCCTCCCGAAGGAATGTAATGTAACGAAATGATACCTCCCACAACATAACCCCACAATAAATTCCGCGAAAAAGAGGTTGTGCCTACATCGGCTCAACCTCTTTTTGTGGTGTTTTTATAGGTTTACCAAACAAGTATCCTTGCCCATAATCAACATAACTCTTGATCGCTGTCCATTCTTCATCCGTTTCAACACCCTCAGCAATAATATCTACTCCTAATTTGCGAGTGATTTCATGAAGTTTTTCTAACTGTTTACGTTCCAGCGTATTATTGTGGCAGTTACGTATAATATGGC
The Bacillus shivajii DNA segment above includes these coding regions:
- a CDS encoding fumarylacetoacetate hydrolase family protein; the encoded protein is MKFASFTYEGQWHYGFVHEQTESLVSLSVDRRFPRSMLEFLQDDLAIKEAKHLYAEWLNDRPNGFRVKMTDSSFEWKAPIPRPSKNVFAVGRNYLDHAKEMGSTDAPNYPVIFSKAATSVTGYESEVSLHKGITESVDYEGELAVVIGKEGTHIQREQAMDHIFGFTIANDVTARDLQKNHQQFLLGKSLNTFCPVGPWIVTKDEFLPYENKKIITSVNGETRQLGMFDQMIFSIPQLIETLSQGITLEPGDIIATGTPKGVGKGFHPPKFLRNGDVVEITIEGLGTLRNTFK
- a CDS encoding carbon-nitrogen family hydrolase; the protein is MKKARIALIQLDTAYGDPKQNIDRMKKHLVNLQNENIDLIVFPELWTTGYDLTSIQKKEFSQDEEDCYAFITKWAKKLKSYIVAGSMPVLKNNKLYNSSLVFDHTGNLVTSYDKAHLIPLLNEHLTFHPGSTRKSFNFLEETIGLSICYDIRYPEWIRPYAVDGASALVTPAQWPEKRIGHWKALLIARAIENQQYIFACNRFGTDEAGHFGGTSLIIDPWGTILAEGGKTEETIIADVDFDEVKRVRKELPALSGRRPHLYE
- a CDS encoding GNAT family N-acetyltransferase; amino-acid sequence: MGFVKPSPRWTKDGNRYTIRTAQVSDAEQMHKLTKSALKEGTGLVMSYDDFHMTVNDQMMKNDFTLRNPHTLQLIAVKKNIVIGILTIDIDGLKHTMHRGTLGVIIHPSYRSKGVGKALMTTALFWAHHFAPLEKLELEVLSSNQKAIKLYERLGFFYEGRIHRFMRKTNGEYEDILTMGCFLLKT
- a CDS encoding B12-binding domain-containing radical SAM protein, with amino-acid sequence MNIVVTSLNAKYIHTCLALRLLKSYSAPEFDVEMAEYTIKDPEMNVVSDLYSKKPDVIGFSCYIWNIEKTLQIVKMLKKVLPETSIVLGGPEVSYDTNDWLERVPEIDFIVKGEGEETFKQLLCQLQTDRDFHKVNGLGFREGEKIIITPSRPNLDILSISSPYRFEEDRAELGQRIVYFETSRGCPFQCQFCLSSIEVGVRYFDIEKVKSDLLYLIHNGTKMVKFIDRTFNIKRDYAMEIFQFLIDNHNGCQFQFEITADIMRPEVLEFLNENAPEGIFRFEIGVQSTNDETNDLVKRRQNFKKLARTVTMVKEGGKIDQHLDLIAGLPEEDYTSFKKTFNDVFELRPEELQLGFLKMLRGTGMRAMAEKFQYTFMDHAPYEILSNNVLSFGELIRIKRTEDILEKYWNDHRLDHTVEYLVDHTFDSPFDFFQQFGDYWDENGWGKIGHQFEDLFIRLKAFLNHIDTSNMHIIEGLMKVDYLLHFKQKPRKKWWEDSIEKSELNDLLTTHIDNFSSIAGTGNQRTISKHLIIESLTFDVSQYLANREIIEGDYYFIVNYDPKHTGDNNMSLKKS
- a CDS encoding DMT family transporter, yielding MMMAKGAFLFIIFGAALWGMIGIFVQALYDLGFSPIEVVTLRVTTAVIFLLFIVLYKDKAAFKVKLKHLPFFVGTGIGSIVFFNWAYFTAIAEMNLSIAAVLLYTGPAFVTIMSRIFFKELFTPQKVIALIVTFIGCILVIGLFPLNNEQFSFYGLIVGLGSGFGYALYSIFGKAALSSYSSLTTTTYTFIFATLALLPTSGLLLNMSTWVTVEALLISIGLGLFPTVLAYLLYTQGLQKIESSKASIAATIEPVVAALIGVFIFQDVLTLWQFFGMIFVISAVLLIHIKTKVTTPINSLEKQST
- a CDS encoding Zn-dependent hydrolase, which gives rise to MQREKVLVKGERLKETIEKFADYGRTSNNGVTRLSLSEQDLKVREYFTECCKELGMEVKLDDMGNMYATLEGEEDGDPIVIGSHLDTVKKGGRFDGVLGVIAGLEAVRTLVDHNIKPKVPITVMNVTNEEGARFEPSLMASGVLSGKFDKEVILKSTDTEGVTFKEALESSGYKGSVENRLSKAAAFLELHIEQGPILESEERSIGVCDCVVGMCCYEIELTGESDHAGTTPMSMRKDALFAANDCITDLRSKLSTLDEDLVYTMGRMNVHPNIHTVIPNKVVFTVEARHKEEEVIKQVEEIIQGLPETVEGVTVQKTKLWGRDTVWFDKEVVQTAEAAAESLGYTHKRMVSGAGHDAQFIATYMPASLIFVPSVNGKSHCEEEYTPYEECEKGVNVILETVLSLLEKQ